One Spinacia oleracea cultivar Varoflay chromosome 4, BTI_SOV_V1, whole genome shotgun sequence DNA segment encodes these proteins:
- the LOC130472345 gene encoding uncharacterized protein, protein MDLSQKDGKKSKKIQEKAATPQPATTFKFQLSLLNPAHLLQAQSIVSPATKNTSVPAQKEFTVEDDDELEIESPAREQPKTPLEQTLQERLSPLSEVFTGEQLKTLSAVMAALSELPASQQPGSVCSLRKTRSAIPQLPVRDLLTALNQENTPEKRKRSDPAETEWPETEQVPTAEYERRAPVLQIARRQTIQPKDSPLCREILEERMERIKIPTGRYDGTTDPEDHCTTFKQHMMLYTDSDAMWCKVFPSTLLGVAASWYKGIEAHSIYSFRQLQASFLSRFVSKQKRKKSSGELMSFAQRDRESLRDYLTRFNNESITIPNLQQEVAVLALMRGMQECEFKKYLSRKSYTNLGDVLHKANEYIRGDEMMKISNVVVATGGNVGYNPGYNPQAGKGGSNFHQNNNQQGASQRNQNNRNANPQGQRPRQDRRESRGLFDNYTPLNTPQTTIYNINNKMDGWRRPPPMQSRKRNVKKFCDFHNEHGHLTEDCRDLKDNIEDMVRKGYFSQYRARQGNGNNNSVGGNPTNSYRPQQQNQQQYPRIEQPYQPPRIEQKQPETSARAEQRDGGKKPPVYVISGGPVHGGTISGASRSLEEHSHMVNYHNTRVWPNPPSIPVMTFSESDCRGINFPHDDPLVLTIDIANADVNRVLVDGGSSANIIFWEAFKQLHIPEDELQRVNYPVIGFSGSTVYPEGSIRLPVKIGEGSEMRDLMVDFLIIKVPAAYNVIIGRPFIHDVQAVVSTYHLTMIYMSNLERPAKIRGSQLAARSCYLTALRTPGRMVPEVNLTTEPARQEVNWTTKPARPEQLPKKKNCTKRGRTDLDMEHFDERPVSAPRPMPDGLTENIELEVGNMDRTAVIGTEMGSDMKVNLISLLREHADIFAFSADEMPGIDPEIMVHRLNADRNVRHVRQKKRNFSTEKMAAIQEEVDKLLAAGFIEPRDYPEWLANVVMVKKPSGSWRMCVDFTNLNRACPKDFYPLPRIDRLVDSTSGHAMLSFLDAFSGYHQVSLHKSDRKKAAFITDAGVFCYKAMPFGLKNAGATYQRLVDKVFADQKGRNVEVYVDDSIVKSRKEEDHVNDLRETFETLRKYRMKLTPKKCVFGVRSGKFLGFLVSERGIDANPEKVEAIISLPQPKSVKDIQRWTGKMAALNRFVSKSADKQMPFFTTLRQNKKFKWGPAEQEAFEALKIHLKNLPTIARAKEGGKLQLYISASPKTVAAVLVAETENKGQQPVYFVSHVLNGPETRYTVVEKMAYAVLIAARKLRPYFDAHTIEVLTNFPLEKAISKLDTSSRLLKLAIELSEFDLEFRPRTAIKAQALADFIVEASYQEDEVQAEVWDVSVDGSAAQTGSGAGIIMKSPGGDIFEYAIKFMFNASNNEAEYEAAIAGIQMCLAADAKRVTLTSDSQLVASQFSGEYEAKEPSMVKYLEKLRSVSAQLEKFSINLVSRAENTLADALSKLASSNIADLKRTVMMEVMNKRSTESEEIRVMAITTTSEWYDNIQTYIQTGALPAGLAEAKKTKRDAVWYIILWGRLYKKSFSLPFLRCLTAFESARLIEEMHEGTCGNHAGGKPLAIICQRQGYYWPTMLEDCRAYVKKCEKCQKFSVVINLPANDLMPILNPIPFAQWGMDIVGPFPMAAGEPKFLIVAVDYFTKWIEAEPVAKITANQVKKFIWKNIITRFGLPQAIVFDHGSQFDCAPIQCFLGLYRVKLAHSSVCHPQSNGQAEAANKQILAALKKKLEDCKGKWADLMPEILWCNRTSIKEATGESPYKLSFGSEAVIPAEMALPTMRIQHYDEERNDQLLRHQLDFMPEIRMKAEISSAAYKSRMSRAYNKKVKHRPLGVGELVLRRTSATGKGNAQGKLTANWEGPYQIWEEIVPGSYRLMQMDGTALKNSWNASTLRKYYV, encoded by the coding sequence ATGGATCTCTCACAGAAAGACggtaaaaaatcaaagaaaattcaGGAAAAAGCAGCAACTCCACAACCGGCGACAACCTTCAAATTCCAACTCTCACTTCTAAACCCAGCCCATCTCTTACAAGCACAATCAATTGTAAGCCCAGCAACAAAAAACACCTCGGTACCGGCACAAAAGGAATTCACAGTGGAGGACGATGATGAGTTAGAAATAGAAAGCCCTGCCAGAGAGCAACCGAAAACTCCGCTGGAGCAGACGCTGCAGGAGCGCCTGTCTCCCCTATCGGAAGTATTCACGGGAGAGCAATTGAAAACACTGTCGGCGGTGATGGCCGCTTTGTCAGAGTTACCAGCCTCGCAACAGCCAGGCTCAGTCTGCAGTCTAAGAAAGACCAGGTCGGCGATTCCCCAGTTACCCGTTAGGGATCTCCTAACCGCCCTGAATCAAGAAAACACCCCAGAAAAAAGAAAGCGCTCGGATCCGGCAGAAACAGAATGGCCTGAAACAGAGCAAGTCCCAACCGCGGAGTATGAGCGAAGAGCGCCGGTTCTACAGATAGCTAGACGACAGACAATCCAGCCAAAGGATTCTCCTCTGTGCAGAGAAATCCTAGAAGAAAGGATGGAAAGGATAAAAATCCCGACAGGGAGATACGATGGGACGACGGATCCGGAGGATCACTGCACCACATTCAAACAGCACATGATGCTGTACACAGATTCTGACGCCATGTGGTGCAAAGTATTCCCATCCACACTCTTAGGAGTTGCAGCAAGCTGGTATAAGGGCATAGAGGCACACTCCATTTACAGTTTTCGACAGCTGCAGGCGTCGTTTTTGTCACGATTTGTGAGCaaacagaagagaaagaaatcGTCGGGAGAGTTAATGTCGTTTGCTCAAAGAGATAGAGAGTCGTTAAGAGATTATCTCACCCGCTTTAACAACGAATCAATCACTATTCCCAATTTGCAGCAGGAGGTTGCTGTTCTGGCTCTGATGAGGGGAATGCAAGAGTGCGAATTCAAGAAGTACCTTAGCCGGAAATCATACACTAATCTGGGCGACGTCCTGCACAAGGCCAATGAGTACATCAGGGGGGATGAAATGATGAAGATCTCCAATGTGGTAGTGGCAACCGGCGGAAATGTCGGGTATAATCCAGGCTATAACCCCCAGGCGGGAAAAGGAGGAAGCAATTTTCACCAGAACAATAATCAGCAAGGGGCAAGCcagagaaaccagaataacagaAATGCCAATCCACAGGGGCAGAGACCCCGACAAGACAGAAGGGAGTCCAGAGGACTCTTTGATAACTACACTCCGCTGAACACACCGCAGACGACAATTTACAACATAAACAACAAGATGGACGGTTGGAGAAGGCCGCCACCAATGCAGAGTAGGAAAAGAAATGTCAAGAAATTCTGTGACTTCCATAACGAGCACGGCCACCTCACAGAGGACTGTAGAGACctcaaagacaacattgaggatatGGTCAGAAAGGGGTATTTTTCGCAGTATAGGGCGAGACAGGGAAATGGTAACAACAACTCGGTGGGGGGAAACCCTACCAATTCATACCGGCCACAAcagcaaaatcaacaacaataccCTAGAATCGAACAGCCATATCAGCCACCTAGAATCGAGCAAAAACAGCCGGAAACCAGTGCCAGAGCAGAACAGAGGGATGGCGGGAAAAAGCCACCCGTGTATGTAATTTCTGGCGGTCCAGTCCACGGAGGGACGATAAGCGGCGCCAGCAGAAGTTTGGAGGAACACAGTCACATGGTAAATTATCATAACACAAGAGTGTGGCCGAACCCACCCAGCATACCAGTGATGACGTTCTCGGAATCAGATTGCAGAGGCATCAATTTCCCGCATGATGACCCGCTAGTTCTCACAATCGATATAGCAAATGCCGACGTGAACAGAGTACTGGTAGACGGAGGCAGCTCAGCAAACATCATCTTCTGGGAAGCCTTCAAACAATTGCACATACCAGAAGACGAACTTCAAAGGGTGAACTACCCAGTAATCGGTTTCTCAGGATCTACAGTGTACCCAGAGGGTAGCATACGGCTGCCGGTGAAAATCGGAGAAGGATCTGAAATGCGAGATCTCATGGTGGATTTCCTAATCATCAAAGTACCAGCGGCCTACAATGTGATCATCGGTCGCCCATTCATACATGACGTGCAGGCGGTAGTCTCCACCTATCACTTGACAATGATATATATGTCGAACCTGGAAAGGCCGGCAAAGATAAGGGGAAGTCAGTTGGCGGCAAGATCCTGTTACTTGACTGCTTTGAGAACACCGGGAAGAATGGTCCCAGAAGTAAACCTGACTACTGAGCCGGCAAGGCAAGAAGTAAACTGGACTACTAAGCCGGCAAGACCAGAACAACTGCCAAAAAAGAAGAACTGCACGAAAAGAGGTCGAACTGACCTGGACATGGAACACTTCGATGAGAGACCGGTATCAGCACCAAGACCAATGCCAGATGGTTTGACAGAAAATATTGAGTTGGAGGTTGGAAACATGGATAGAACGGCCGTGATCGGTACAGAAATGGGGAGTGACATGAAGGTCAACCTCATCAGCTTGCTGAGGGAACACGCGGACATCTTTGCATTCTCAGCGGATGAGATGCCCGGTATTGATCCAGAGATAATGGTCCACCGGTTAAACGCCGACAGAAATGTTAGGCATGTACGGCAGAAAAAACGTAATTTCTCCACAGAAAAAATGGCAGCAATACAAGAAGAGGTGGATAAACTGCTGGCGGCAGGTTTTATTGAGCCACGTGACTACCCTGAATGGTTGGCAAATGTAGTAATGGTGAAAAAGCCGAGTGGGTCATGGAGAATGTGTGTAGATTTCACCAACCTTAACAGAGCATGTCCAAAAGATTTCTATCCACTTCCACGGATTGATAGGCTGGTAGACTCTACTAGCGGCCATGCAATGCTCAGTTTCCTAGATGCCTTCTCAGGGTATCATCAGGTCAGCCTGCATAAATCAGACAGGAAGAAGGCGGCTTTTATCACGGATGCAGGAGTTTTCTGTTATAAGGCGATGCCATTCGGGTTGAAAAATGCAGGGGCAACGTATCAAAGGCTGGTCGACAAGGTGTTTGCCGACCAAAAAGGCAGAAACGTGGAGGTCTATGTAGATGACTCTATCGTAAAAAGCCGGAAAGAGGAGGATCATGTTAACGATCTCCGAGAAACTTTTGAGACTTTGAGAAAATACAGGATGAAATTaaccccaaaaaaatgcgtcttcggagtAAGGTCGGGAAAATTCCTGGGGTTCTTGGTCAGCGAGCGTGGCATAGACGCTAACCCTGAAAAAGTAGAAGCAATCATCAGTCTGCCGCAACCCAAAAGCGTAAAAGACATACAGCGGTGGACAGGAAAAATGGCCGCCTTAAACAGATTTGTGAGCAAGTCGGCAGATAAGCAAATGCCCTTCTTCACAACCTtgaggcaaaataagaaattcaaatggGGGCCGGCAGAGCAAGAGGCTTTTGAAGCTCTAAAAATTCACCTAAAGAACCTGCCAACAATAGCAAGGGCAAAAGAGGGCGGAAAATTACAATTGTACATATCGGCGTCGCCAAAAACAGTTGCAGCAGTACTGGTAGCCGAAACAGAAAACAAAGGGCAGCAACCAGTATATTTTGTGAGCCATGTGCTAAACGGCCCAGAAACAAGATACACGGTTGTGGAGAAAATGGCATATGCAGTCCTTATCGCGGCTAGAAAGTTAAGACCATACTTTGATGCGCATACAATCGAAGTGCTAACAAACTTTCCTCTCGAAAAAGCCATCAGCAAGCTAGATACATCAAGCCGGCTGCTAAAATTGGCAATAGAGTTGTCCGAGTTTGACTTGGAATTCCGGCCAAGAACTGCAATCAAAGCCCAGGCATTGGCGGACTTCATAGTTGAAGCGTCATACCAAGAGGATGAAGTACAAGCTGAAGTATGGGATGTGTCAGTGGATGGTTCAGCTGCACAGACAGGCAGTGGGGCTGGAATAATCATGAAATCGCCAGGAGGAGACATTTTTGAGTATGCTATAAAGTTTATGTTCAACGCGTCAAATAACGAGGCAGAATACGAGGCAGCAATCGCCGGCATCCAAATGTGCCTCGCAGCAGATGCCAAAAGAGTAACACTCACATCAGACTCCCAGCTGGTAGCAAGTCAATTTAGCGGAGAGTACGAGGCCAAAGAACCTTCAATGGTCAAATACCTGGAAAAGTTGAGGTCAGTGTCGGCTCAGCTAGAGAAATTCAGTATTAATCTGGTATCCCGAGCAGAAAATACGCTGGCAGATGCACTATCAAAGTTAGCAAGTTCAAATATCGCCGACTTGAAAAGAACAGTCATGATGGAAGTCATGAATAAGCGAAGTACGGAGTCGGAGGAAATACGAGTCATGGCCATCACAACTACCTCAGAATGGTACGATAATATCCAAACATACATACAGACTGGAGCCCTACCAGCAGGTTTGGCAGAAGCCAAAAAGACAAAAAGGGACGCGGTTTGGTACATCATCCTGTGGGGACGGTTGTACAAAAAGTCATTTAGCCTGCCATTCTTAAGGTGCCTGACAGCATTCGAGTCAGCAAGGCTGATCGAAGAGATGCACGAAGGGACATGTGGGAACCATGCCGGTGGAAAACCCCTTGCCATCATCTGTCAAAGGCAAGGCTATTACTGGCCAACAATGTTAGAAGATTGTCGAGCATATGTAAAAAAGTGCGAGAAATGTCAAAAGTTTTCAGTTGTGATAAACCTGCCAGCCAATGATTTGATGCCCATTCTGAACCCAATCCCATTCGCACaatggggaatggatattgTTGGACCATTCCCAATGGCGGCTGGAGAGCCCAAGTTCTTAATAGTAGCAgtggactacttcaccaaatggataGAAGCAGAGCCGGTAGCAAAAATAACGGCAAACCAGGTGAAAAAGTTCatatggaaaaatataataacaagatTCGGACTGCCGCAGGCAATAGTTTTTGATCATGGATCACAGTTTGATTGTGCACCCATACAATGCTTCCTGGGATTATACAGAGTAAAGTTAGCTCACTCGTCAGTatgtcacccacaaagcaatgGGCAAGCAGAGGCGGCGAATAAGCAAATCCTGGCTGCACTAAAGAAGAAGTTAGAAGACTGTAAAGGCAAATGGGCAGATCTTATGCCAGAAATTTTATGGTGCAACAGAACTTCTATCAAGGAGGCTACCGGCGAAAGTCCGTATAAGTTAAGCTTCGGGTCTGAGGCGGTCATACCGGCAGAAATGGCTCTGCCAACCATGCGAATCCAGCATTACGATGAGGAAAGAAACGATCAGCTGCTACGACATCAGTTGGACTTCATGCCAGAAATCCGCATGAAAGCAGAAATCAGTTCGGCAGCATACAAAAGCAGAATGAGCAGagcatacaacaagaaagtgaaACACCGGCCTCTAGGAGTAGGAGAACTGGTACTGCGAAGAACATCGGCAACAGGAAAAGGAAATGCTCAAGGAAAGCTGACAGCtaattgggaaggaccataccagaTATGGGAGGAAATTGTTCCTGGATCATACCGGTTAATGCAGATGGATGGTACCGCACTCAAGAACTCCTGGAACGCCAGTACTCTGAGAAAGTACTATGTTTGA